A DNA window from Bacteroides cellulosilyticus contains the following coding sequences:
- a CDS encoding DUF262 domain-containing protein — translation MIQSVNKYHIYEILSSDGNFYYTIPKYQREYTWSYREWEALYDDISENNDEYFIGSIICIPLGDAINPFLEVIDGQQRLTTISLFLTAIYTRLKEHVDYLSEDDGDVLPSLRKSLKSKNSPNEMKLVPQVQNFNKDDYDYLLNEVGLRKATAPKHAYYPMRKIARCYTYFLKRLDKEMEGMDGDNAVYFLLGKYNKVKQAMLVKIEVSTHSDAYVLFESLNNRGTPLTAIDLMKNLIMARAESNNLTIDDCFNRWQMLLSNLSDDYGIQERFFRHYYNAFKHRLNEPFQSNNDRKKDPLGVVATRSNLLNIFENLINKDLLSFLDDILHCGQIYSWLILQDSAETTYRKALEDLDHIQGAPSYLLLMYLMRNKKELAITENQINLFTRLLSKYFVRRNITDYPNTRDLTRIFMDIISKIEESNSVGNDVMTLIVDMLSTPANCASDEQFRRSLEGDVYKDNVGATRYILCKLAESAMTQETWTDLWRRTDKKVFVWTIEHIFPEGENIPQCWVDMIANGDKNLAQKYLEEYTHKIGNLTITGYNSTLGNKSFEEKRDRKNKDGKRFIGYKNGLEINREIATKNIWTIEDIKARTTDLVNKLIEIYEFPGK, via the coding sequence ATGATACAAAGCGTTAATAAATATCATATCTACGAGATTCTTTCATCGGATGGTAATTTTTACTATACCATTCCAAAGTATCAACGTGAATACACGTGGAGTTATCGTGAATGGGAAGCTCTTTACGATGACATCAGTGAAAACAACGATGAGTATTTCATAGGGTCTATCATATGCATTCCTTTGGGAGATGCCATCAATCCTTTTTTGGAGGTGATAGATGGTCAGCAGCGACTGACCACCATAAGCCTATTCCTAACTGCTATCTACACTCGCTTAAAGGAACATGTAGACTATTTGAGCGAGGATGACGGCGACGTGCTGCCGTCATTAAGGAAGTCGCTGAAAAGCAAAAATTCTCCGAACGAAATGAAATTGGTACCACAGGTGCAGAACTTCAATAAGGATGACTATGATTACCTATTGAACGAGGTGGGTTTGCGAAAAGCTACTGCACCAAAGCACGCTTATTACCCCATGAGAAAAATTGCTCGCTGCTACACCTATTTCTTAAAGCGTCTCGATAAAGAGATGGAGGGTATGGATGGTGATAATGCTGTCTATTTCTTGTTAGGCAAGTATAATAAAGTGAAGCAAGCTATGCTGGTTAAGATAGAGGTTTCTACTCATTCTGACGCTTACGTGTTGTTCGAATCACTGAATAACCGAGGAACACCATTGACTGCGATCGATCTGATGAAGAATCTTATTATGGCACGGGCGGAGAGTAACAATCTGACTATTGATGACTGCTTCAACCGTTGGCAGATGTTGCTCAGCAACCTATCCGATGACTATGGGATACAGGAACGTTTTTTTCGTCACTATTATAATGCCTTCAAACATCGTTTGAATGAGCCTTTCCAAAGTAATAACGACCGCAAGAAAGACCCATTGGGTGTCGTGGCCACTCGCTCTAATTTGCTAAATATATTCGAGAACCTTATTAATAAAGATTTACTATCTTTTCTTGATGATATTTTGCATTGTGGACAAATTTATTCTTGGCTCATTCTACAAGATTCTGCAGAAACGACCTATCGTAAAGCTCTGGAAGACCTCGACCATATCCAAGGTGCACCTTCTTATCTTCTTCTCATGTACTTGATGAGGAATAAGAAAGAACTTGCTATTACGGAGAATCAAATCAATCTGTTCACCAGATTACTTTCCAAGTATTTTGTTCGCAGAAATATTACGGACTATCCGAATACACGTGATTTGACGCGGATTTTTATGGATATTATCAGTAAAATAGAGGAGTCGAACTCTGTTGGAAACGATGTAATGACACTGATTGTAGATATGCTGAGTACACCTGCCAATTGTGCTTCAGATGAACAATTTCGCCGCAGTTTGGAGGGCGATGTATATAAAGATAATGTAGGTGCAACGCGCTACATACTTTGTAAACTCGCAGAGTCTGCCATGACACAGGAGACATGGACTGATTTATGGAGGCGCACTGATAAAAAGGTGTTCGTATGGACTATCGAACACATATTCCCCGAAGGGGAAAATATTCCACAATGTTGGGTGGATATGATTGCTAATGGCGATAAGAATTTGGCCCAAAAGTATCTGGAGGAATACACCCACAAAATTGGAAACCTTACCATTACGGGCTATAATAGTACACTTGGCAATAAGTCATTTGAAGAAAAACGCGACCGAAAGAATAAGGACGGAAAACGCTTTATAGGTTATAAGAACGGGCTTGAAATAAATCGTGAGATAGCTACTAAAAATATATGGACGATTGAGGATATTAAGGCTCGTACCACTGACTTGGTAAATAAGTTGATAGAAATCTATGAATTTCCAGGGAAATAG
- a CDS encoding metallophosphoesterase, producing MNYKFDGSKVFFTSDTHFYHGNIIRFCNRPFNDVEMMNETIISNWNNTVGLDDIVFHLGDFCLGGSAEWTKILDRLNGKIYLILGNHDLKNLRQGYVDRFEHLAMQMHIEVNKQKIYLNHYPFLCFDGGYKDVWQLFGHVHTRNNNTGIDATRLQHLYPTQYDVGVDNNNFMPVSFAQVKTIIEKQIKQSKMKE from the coding sequence ATGAATTATAAATTTGATGGCAGCAAGGTATTCTTTACATCTGATACCCACTTTTATCACGGAAATATCATTCGTTTCTGCAACAGACCTTTTAATGATGTGGAAATGATGAATGAAACGATTATCTCCAATTGGAATAATACAGTTGGCTTGGACGATATTGTTTTTCACTTGGGTGATTTCTGTCTTGGCGGTTCAGCCGAATGGACTAAAATACTTGATAGATTGAACGGCAAGATATATCTGATTCTTGGCAACCACGATTTGAAGAACTTGAGACAGGGTTATGTCGATAGATTTGAGCATTTGGCTATGCAGATGCACATAGAGGTGAACAAGCAGAAGATATATTTGAATCACTATCCGTTTCTATGCTTTGATGGCGGATATAAAGATGTATGGCAACTGTTCGGTCATGTGCATACAAGGAATAATAACACCGGAATTGATGCCACACGACTTCAACACCTCTATCCGACACAGTATGATGTCGGGGTTGATAACAACAACTTTATGCCGGTTTCATTTGCACAGGTGAAGACAATCATTGAAAAACAGATTAAACAATCAAAAATGAAAGAGTAA
- a CDS encoding ATP-binding protein: protein MLKRKIETFLVKWKKSEDRKPLVIKGIRQCGKTYIVQKFAKENYESVVYMNFILEPDKKSAFTGNIDVDTIILNLSALIQGSRFINGKTCIILDEIQECKEARTALKSFHIDGRFDVIATGSLLGVKGYGKSKKKKEEEEGQDSVPVGYETVIDMYPLDFEEFLWANGISDMVIDSVKSCFENESTVPDGIHKAMMELLYRYVIVGGLPEVVNCFLETKNIELIYKVQRNLIAEYEEDMVKYADDPNKPRIRECFESIPKQLAKENKKFQYSVVKKGGRASQYRGSIQWLEDAGIVRRCYNTQITELPLEGNSIKDSFKVYTTDIGILVAMLDYGTQADILKGNLLGYKGAIFENLMADFLCKSGQKLYYFHKDSGLELDFLVRFKSECVILEVKAKTGKAKSMTTVLKNKDVYHVNNAIKLGQYNVGREEDILTIPLYMGFLVEDKLADVIIPDVDVSLLTTI, encoded by the coding sequence ATGCTTAAGAGAAAAATAGAAACATTTTTAGTCAAGTGGAAGAAGTCTGAAGACAGAAAGCCACTTGTGATAAAAGGCATCCGCCAATGTGGGAAGACATATATTGTCCAAAAATTCGCAAAGGAGAACTACGAGAGTGTGGTTTATATGAACTTCATTCTCGAACCCGACAAGAAGTCTGCTTTTACTGGCAATATAGATGTTGATACTATCATTCTCAACCTCTCTGCTTTGATTCAAGGCAGTCGTTTCATCAATGGGAAAACGTGCATTATCCTTGATGAGATTCAGGAATGTAAGGAGGCAAGGACAGCCTTGAAGTCATTTCATATAGACGGTCGCTTTGATGTCATTGCCACAGGCTCTCTTTTAGGCGTGAAAGGATACGGTAAGAGTAAGAAGAAAAAGGAAGAGGAGGAAGGGCAAGATTCTGTTCCCGTAGGATATGAGACCGTGATTGATATGTATCCATTGGACTTTGAGGAATTTTTATGGGCAAACGGAATTAGCGATATGGTTATTGATTCCGTCAAATCCTGTTTTGAGAACGAAAGTACTGTTCCTGATGGGATTCATAAGGCAATGATGGAACTGTTGTACAGATATGTCATTGTCGGCGGTCTCCCGGAAGTAGTGAACTGTTTCCTTGAAACTAAGAATATTGAGCTTATATATAAGGTGCAGCGCAACCTTATAGCTGAATACGAAGAGGATATGGTTAAATATGCGGATGATCCAAACAAACCTCGTATCCGCGAATGTTTTGAGTCTATCCCAAAACAATTAGCTAAAGAGAACAAGAAATTCCAGTATTCTGTAGTCAAGAAAGGTGGACGGGCCTCACAATATAGAGGTAGCATTCAATGGTTGGAGGATGCAGGAATAGTGCGTAGATGCTATAACACGCAGATTACGGAACTGCCGTTAGAGGGTAATTCCATCAAAGACAGTTTCAAGGTGTACACCACAGATATAGGTATCCTTGTGGCAATGTTGGATTATGGTACTCAGGCAGATATTTTAAAGGGTAATCTTTTGGGATACAAGGGAGCAATCTTCGAGAATCTCATGGCTGATTTTTTATGTAAGTCCGGGCAAAAGTTATATTATTTTCATAAGGATAGCGGCCTTGAGTTGGACTTCTTGGTAAGATTCAAGAGTGAATGCGTTATACTTGAAGTAAAGGCAAAGACCGGTAAGGCAAAAAGCATGACTACGGTTCTTAAGAACAAGGATGTATATCATGTCAACAACGCAATCAAGCTCGGCCAATACAATGTAGGACGTGAGGAGGATATATTGACCATTCCGTTGTACATGGGATTCCTTGTTGAAGACAAACTTGCGGACGTTATCATTCCTGATGTTGATGTGAGTCTATTGACTACTATTTAA
- a CDS encoding TrmH family RNA methyltransferase yields the protein MPIIEVSSLSYPGIEVFSTLTEAQLRNRIEPDKGLFIAESPKVIRVALDAGYEPLALLCEQKHITGDAADIISRCGDVPVYTGGRELLATLTGYVLTRGVLCAMRRPVLRTVEDTCRDARRIVVIDGVVDTTNIGAIFRSAAALGMDAVLLTRNSCDPLNRRAVRVSMGSVFLIPWTWLDGTLSDLARHGFRTAAMALTDDSISIVDPVLTSEPRLAIVMGTEGEGLPSDTIAAADYVVRIPMAHGVDSLNVAAAAAVAFWQLRIAD from the coding sequence ATGCCCATTATTGAAGTATCCTCCTTGTCGTACCCCGGAATCGAGGTATTCTCCACCCTCACCGAGGCCCAGTTGCGCAACCGCATCGAGCCCGATAAAGGCCTGTTCATAGCCGAAAGCCCGAAGGTGATCCGTGTAGCATTGGATGCTGGATATGAACCTCTGGCCCTCTTGTGCGAGCAAAAACACATCACCGGTGATGCCGCTGACATCATCAGTCGTTGCGGCGACGTGCCCGTCTATACGGGCGGGCGGGAGTTGCTCGCCACGCTGACGGGCTATGTTCTGACGCGCGGAGTGTTGTGTGCCATGCGTCGCCCCGTGCTCCGCACGGTGGAAGACACGTGTCGGGATGCCCGGCGCATCGTCGTCATCGATGGTGTGGTGGACACTACGAACATTGGTGCCATTTTTCGTTCGGCGGCCGCCCTCGGAATGGATGCCGTGTTGCTGACGCGTAACTCTTGCGATCCGTTGAACCGCCGTGCGGTCAGGGTGTCCATGGGTTCGGTCTTTTTGATCCCCTGGACGTGGCTGGACGGCACTCTCAGTGATCTGGCCCGCCACGGCTTCCGCACCGCCGCCATGGCACTTACGGACGATTCTATCTCCATTGTCGATCCTGTCTTGACGTCCGAACCCCGGCTGGCCATCGTGATGGGGACGGAGGGAGAGGGGCTTCCATCCGATACGATTGCGGCGGCGGACTATGTAGTCCGTATCCCGATGGCGCATGGGGTTGATTCGCTCAATGTGGCGGCAGCGGCGGCCGTGGCATTCTGGCAACTTCGTATTGCGGATTAA
- a CDS encoding metallophosphoesterase, with the protein MKIQYMSDLHLEFGENSRYLKHNELPVTGDMLVLAGDIFYLDRIAPMVKFWKWASDNYKQVLIVPGNHEYYNYSDVMERGLQWKWMFRKNVGYYQNQVIRIDDTDFVLSTLWSRINPNDKYFVWKGMNDFRQIKFDGKLLQVEEFNWMHEICMDFIQKSVEESTANHIVVVTHHLPTFKVVVPQHKNSVQNSAFASEYGDWIAYSRINAWIYGHSHSNIDTEIGSTRVICNQVGYVFANEHLVNGFNPEKYVEI; encoded by the coding sequence ATGAAGATACAATATATGAGCGATTTACATCTGGAGTTCGGGGAGAATAGCAGATATTTAAAGCATAATGAATTACCTGTTACCGGTGATATGCTGGTTTTGGCTGGAGATATATTCTATCTTGATAGGATTGCTCCTATGGTGAAATTTTGGAAATGGGCTTCAGATAATTACAAGCAGGTTCTGATAGTTCCAGGTAATCATGAATATTACAATTATTCAGACGTGATGGAACGAGGGCTGCAATGGAAGTGGATGTTCCGGAAGAATGTAGGGTACTATCAGAATCAAGTAATCCGTATCGATGATACCGACTTTGTTCTGAGTACGCTATGGTCGCGGATTAACCCGAATGACAAGTATTTCGTGTGGAAAGGTATGAACGACTTTCGCCAAATCAAGTTTGACGGAAAATTACTACAGGTGGAGGAATTCAATTGGATGCACGAAATCTGTATGGATTTTATCCAGAAAAGCGTCGAAGAGAGTACGGCGAATCATATTGTGGTGGTTACTCATCATTTGCCTACTTTTAAGGTGGTTGTGCCACAACACAAGAACTCCGTACAGAACAGTGCATTTGCCAGCGAATATGGGGATTGGATTGCCTACAGCCGAATAAATGCTTGGATTTATGGACACTCGCATAGCAATATCGACACAGAGATTGGTAGCACTAGGGTAATCTGTAACCAGGTGGGATATGTTTTTGCGAATGAGCACCTTGTAAATGGATTTAATCCGGAAAAGTATGTTGAAATTTAA
- a CDS encoding alcohol dehydrogenase, which translates to MLAYTYIEHGKFELIEKPKPGLKDPCDAIVRVTLGSICTSDLHIKHGSVPRALPGTTVGHEMVGIVEQVDADVTSVRPGDRVTVNVETFCGECFFCRHGYVNNCSDANGGWALGCRIDGGQAEYVRVPYADQGLNRIPDAVSDEQALFVGDVLATGFWAARISEITEEDTVLIIGAGPTGICTLLCVMLKRPRRIIVCETAPERIRFMQEHYPDVLVVKPEDCREIVLRNSDHGGADVVLEVAGTDETFRLAWECARPNAIVTVVALYDCPQVLPLPDMYGKNLTFKTGGVDGCDCAEILRLIEEGKIDTTPLITHRFPLYEIEEAYRIFENKLDGVMKVAVSEREE; encoded by the coding sequence ATGCTTGCATATACCTATATTGAACATGGAAAATTTGAACTTATAGAAAAACCGAAACCCGGGTTGAAAGATCCCTGCGACGCCATTGTCCGCGTGACGCTCGGTAGCATCTGCACCAGCGATCTGCACATCAAGCACGGTAGCGTGCCGCGTGCCTTGCCTGGAACTACGGTGGGGCACGAAATGGTAGGCATCGTGGAGCAAGTGGATGCAGACGTTACTTCCGTCAGGCCCGGCGACAGGGTTACGGTGAACGTAGAAACCTTTTGTGGCGAATGCTTCTTTTGCCGACACGGATATGTGAACAATTGCTCCGATGCCAATGGCGGTTGGGCACTGGGCTGCCGCATCGACGGAGGTCAGGCCGAGTACGTCCGCGTGCCTTATGCCGACCAGGGACTGAACCGCATTCCGGATGCGGTGAGTGACGAACAAGCGCTCTTTGTGGGCGACGTGCTTGCCACGGGTTTTTGGGCGGCTCGCATATCGGAGATTACCGAAGAAGACACGGTGCTCATCATCGGCGCCGGCCCTACCGGAATCTGCACCCTGCTTTGCGTGATGCTCAAGCGCCCTCGTCGCATCATTGTTTGCGAGACGGCGCCCGAGAGAATCCGTTTTATGCAGGAGCATTATCCGGACGTACTGGTGGTGAAGCCAGAGGATTGCCGGGAGATTGTGTTGCGGAATAGCGATCATGGCGGAGCCGACGTCGTGCTCGAAGTGGCAGGAACCGACGAAACCTTCCGTTTGGCGTGGGAGTGTGCACGTCCCAATGCTATTGTCACCGTGGTGGCCCTCTACGACTGCCCCCAGGTGCTTCCCTTGCCCGATATGTACGGAAAAAATCTGACCTTCAAGACCGGTGGCGTGGACGGGTGCGATTGCGCCGAGATACTTCGCCTGATCGAAGAAGGTAAGATAGACACCACGCCGCTTATCACACATCGCTTCCCGTTGTATGAGATTGAGGAGGCTTACCGGATTTTTGAAAACAAACTGGACGGGGTGATGAAAGTTGCGGTGTCTGAAAGAGAAGAGTAA